Part of the Phalacrocorax carbo chromosome 9, bPhaCar2.1, whole genome shotgun sequence genome is shown below.
ATTGCATTAGAAGGAATGCTTATGTTCTGCTTCAAAATCTAGTGAAAAAATTCCTTGATGCTCCTGTTAACGTGCTGCTGAACTTGATCATGACTGGTGGCATCTCACACACGACATTCAGGCCTGTTACAATTTGGCACAGGGGAATGGGTCTGAAAGaaggattttaaattttttttttaatttagtccTGTTAATCTTTAATAAATCTACTGAATGGACAAATGGTATCTACTGAAAGAGGGAAATACGAGATTTTGAAACCTACAACCTACATATCTGAAAATGTATGTTACGACAATTAAGAGTTCAAAAGAATTCTAAGAACTCGTAAGTTCTTGCCACGTGGTTAGGTGATGCATTCTTATATATTGCTATGCTCAAGTGTTgtcaatttaaaattaacatttttctattaaaagttCTGTTGAGCTTTATATACACATGCAGGTAGATATATTTCCATGTGTATAAATGTTTGTGTTTAGCCTGTAGGAACTGGGGTGTCCTTCCGCTTCTGTATTTATTGCGTGTCTAGAGTAACAGCTAAGAATCTGTGACTAAAGTTCACTTACATAGGAAACTGGTTTGAGACTTAGGAACATTAAGCATTTTTGGTGTTTCATGACACTGACAACACAAGTCTTTGAAATCAGCTTTCtctctaaatttttttttaaaatttgaggaGCTTTAATGAAGTGTTTCTTGGCAGTAAGAATGCCTCTATGAAAAAATGATACAGCTTTTTCATGGGCAGTTTTCAatcttgtttgcttgctttttgcttttgttttttgaatATAGATGTGTTTCTGGCTTTCAGCTGTATGTTTTGATTTTGATAAAAAGCTGTACTTAACAGTGTAACTGTTAATTTCTAAAGGCTGCTTATAGACAGCCTGAAATGGTTGGCAGTGGTTGCTAAGAGACTTACTCTTCAAATATATCCACAAGTGTCTGTATTATGTAGGTTGCTATTTTGgaaaatttatttcccttttctatgTATGTTTAGTGTCAGAATAATCAAGTAAATTATGGAAGTCTCGCAGCTTAAAAATAAGACTTCTTTGTTGAAACCTGGTAACAAATCGGACATATCCaaataattgtcttttttttttcctcttttaaatgAGAGACCGAGTCTTAGTTCAGCAGTGCTGAATAAGGATTTGTATAACAGAActggaaatataaatattttgctccTAAAAGCAATCCAGtaagaaaagtgaaaacatAACTGTTTCCAGCTGTTTGCTGTCTTTGGGTGAAACTTGCTCTTTGGGGAAGGATGAGGTGACTATTTATTTAACTGTAGAACTAATTGAAAAAAGCAGCGTGTTTATAACCTCTGGAGGGCAGCTGACAAACCTCATTGTTTCCTCATAAAATTCCCACCACAGATTCTTACTGCAAGGAAAAGATAGTGGGATCTCATGACAAGCTACAGAAGCGTCCAAAACAATGAAGAAGAATACGTACATCAGTCTTAAACCTGGATGTTATAAAGCAAAATCTCAGGCAGCTTTAATcatgtttttctgtctttttttttttctttttttttttttcttttttcatctccTCAAAGTTGTGTACCAGTTTAATGGAGATCAGGGAGTATACATACACTGACTTACCTACTTGTAATAGGTATTTATAATTTATCTGTTTGTGAATCCAAGATCATTTTGTTTTATACCATTCCTGTAATAAATTTCTGACAGCACCTTATACATTTGTAAGACCTCTTTAgcaaactgtctttatttctcttGCAAGACAGGTACTGGTTGgaagttgctttctttttcatgcaAGAGATATACTGGTTGCTTGTAGTTACTACCTTAAACTTCCCGATTCTCTGTGCATTTAGTGGGGGTAgggggtggggtgtgttttggttttggttgtttggtttggtttggttctaAATAAAGTTTACCTTCTAACTTAGTCCAAATGTCTGCCAGAATAGCCAGTGTTGTGGAGtcaaaaaagatgaagaagaaGCGGTAGGAGGAAGCTCATACTTTTGTGGTAGAGCATTCGAGGGAGATAGAACAAAGGTCTGCAGGTGATATCCCTGCTGCTCATTTCATGCCTTAATTCTTAGAGGCAACTTCCAGTGTCAGTGTTTTGGGATATATTTTGTGCAATAAAAGATACTGGATGGCATTTTTTTAGACTGAGTACCACATAATacatttgctgttttaaaatcttatttaagAGTTATTTAGTAAGGGTGGGGTTCCTGTTgttagggggtttttttggttgattttgggttttgtttgggtttttgagGGGTTGGTGTTCcggttttttgttgttgttttgggggttttggttggtttggttggttttttgtatGGGATATTGACGTTACcattttgttcagcctggaggattAATTCCCCTGATGCTTTGATTTGCGTCGATTGGTGGAGGTCCTGTAACGGCAGATCCAGTGCTGGCATAGACTTCACTGTTGAGTCTTTCCACAGTGTGAAGGCCATGAAATCACTAGAAAGGCTTAAGAGctcataataaaaatgaaaagcaattagAAAAATTTGACCTTGACGCAATGTTGTGGGAACAGAATATTAGAGCAAACGAGGATCTTTTAGTTCTGCAGAGTGAAGGAATGGATGGTAAGAGGTAAACTGTCTTCTTTTGTAGATATGACGGCatgtaagaatttattttatttatttttggggAGAAGGCAGGCAGCATTTTGGAGCCAGTTAATCAAGTTTATTAGTTGTTTGAAGATTTCCAAAGTTGTTCTATGTCAGAAGTAGAAATTAAACTGAGTTTTGTGATGTTGTATTGGCGTtacaacaggtttttttaatactgtatttCTACACCTTGGGTAACATGAATATCACATTCTTACATGCATGTGCTTTCATGAATTTAACTCGTGTATAGAAGTCTGTGTGTCATACTTGTTAAATGTCTACTATTTcagttctctttttcctttaaacacaGCTGTTGGAGCTGTTTGACAGCGAAGACCCTCGAGAACGAGACTACCTAAAAACAGTCTTGCACAGAATTTATGGCAAGTTTCTGGGTCTTAGAGCATTTATCCGAAAAcagattaataatatttttctacgGTGAGTTGTGGGAGAAGGTACTTTTTGCTTATGAACATTTTAGGAAACTGATATATTACTTATATttaacttttggtttttttagattTGTTTATGAAACTGAACACTTCAATGGCGTAGCTGAACTGTTGGAAATTTTAGGAAGGTAAACGAGTCTTTATTTATTATCTATCTCAAACTTCCCTTCTGGACACGTCAGAATAGTGTTGGATTTGGAAAAAGTATTACTATAAGCCCTGATTCTGAAAACAGATGTGTGCACATGCTCATCTTTAAGCCAATGTGCAAATCTCTGTCACATCTTTGCTAAGAGTATATAACTGGATGCAAGTTACAGCCAGAAGAGTTGGgttgattttgtgtgtgtgtgtgtgtgtgtgtgtgtgtgtgtgttaaattTTGTGCACTTCATTCTTACACactgcagaatttatttttttttaacacacttAACAGCATGAATATGTTCAGTAAAACTAATTCTGGTAAGTTAATTACTCAAGAACACCTTGCTTACAGGAATTTACAGGCCACACAGGCAAGGTCTTATCTGTTTGGGCAACAGGTTTGTGCGGCTGTTTATATGATTATTCCTAAGTCGGAGCTGAACTGCTACCTAGATATGGGCTGCACTGCTAATACAGAGCAGGACAAAAGTCAGCACCTGTTTACAAATGGCATGAGCCTGCTATTTGTAAACAGGTGCTGActgctaaattattttaatctagAAAGTGCTTGTTCAGACCTCAAGaatgctttctgtgctgataACACTAACAGATATTTCTCTTCTAATTTCTAGTATTATCAatggttttgctttacctcttaaGGCAGAGCATAAACAGTTTCTGGTGAAGGTGCTGATCCCTTTACATACTGTCAGGAGTTTATCACTCTTCCATGCACAGgtagaaattataaaattattttctgcttggtTAGAATGATAAATGTTTTTAAGGTTGCTTTGGAAATTTAATAGTGCATAAAAGGCGGGGGGAAGGTTTCgaaatgtggaaaaaatgcaATAGATTTTTTAGTTAATGTGCTTTGTATGATAAATGCCTTCTGTTCTGATTAGATAATTAAAAGTGTAACATACATCTGTGCTATTCTGGGGATTTTGTTTAGTAGTTAAACTATCTCTTTaggtttttctctctgctcttttctcATTCTCACAAGTTTGCCTTTCCCATTCCCTCTGTTTGGGATGTGTGGGTTTCCTTAGTCTTGTGCTGTCAGGGCTTTTCTTCACCCTGGCAAATTTCTGAATACTAATACCCACATTTTTGCATAATCTTTAACATCCTTCCTCGCAGATTTCTTAATATTGCATTTGTGCTCTGATATATCTTTTTATACATTCAGCTTTTATGATGTAATTTTTCCTCTGATAAGCGATACCTATTGCCTTTCTCTCTGATTTCAGGTAGTGCAGTCTTTCTTATGCTGATAAAGCTGTGCTTTCTAAATATGTTATTCCAGGTTTTAGCTGCGTTGGCTCGTCTTGCAAGAGTTTTCATGATTTTGCTGATGTATAAAATGTGTAAAAAGACGCAGTTTCAGAGTGTAACAGAAGCTTCAAAACATTGGTTGTATGACTGTATTTGGAATTCCAAGTTGCTCTGATTTTTATTGTATATGCTACTTTGTCACCctaattttttcttgtaatgtGTTCTGTTGTTTCTTATGAACTGAACTCTGAGTGGATTTGCACAGTGCAAACTACGCATCTCAATTTAAAATTGGATGCAATTTGAGAAAGTTGTATAGCATTTTGCCTTGAGTCTCTCtcctttaaaaaattgttcctttgtggtttcttttataGAAATGTTCtaacttaattttcttaaatctttACCTTCTCACAGCTGGCATATTGCATAGTACAGTTTCTGGAGAAAGACCCCTCACTCACAGAAccagtaaatatttctttcatacttttttttttttcccccctcatcaTAAACAGCTTACCCTGTgtgagacaaaaataaaaagtctaactttttttttccttcctatttaGGTCATTAGAGGTTTAATGAAATTCTGGCCCAAAACCTGCAGTCAGAAAGAGGTAAGTGATATGCTGGTATTAACAAAATGtaagagttatttttttctacaacaCAATAGTCAGGGAATCTTCAGATATTTCCAGGTAGATAGCACATGCTCTGGTGAATCTTGGTAAGTGATTGTAGGTAATTTTTCCATACCTGAATTCTGTTTTTTTGGACTGTTTTGACTATGAAGAGAAGAGTGTGATAACCATGCTTTCTATTCACAAAATAAGCgctgtttcttctgcagagaATTTCTTCTTGTTTTAGAAAGGAGAAAGTAAACATAGTTGAGGATAGATTGGAAAACTCCATTAGATTTGGCATTGTTTAGATGTGAGGATAGTATTTTTCCAGGGAGGGTGAAAGGTATTTTATTGTCTGGCATTTACCTACTAAACACTTAAAAGATGGAGTTATACATTTGCATATTTATGTCAAACTCTTGATGAAAATCTGAGTTTCCCTAATGAGATTTTGTCACACAGCAAACCGTTGTTTTGAATATTGCTTCCAAAAATGAGGTAAAATTAAGAGACTCTCCTTAGTTTTAAGCCTTTGTCTGCATGAGGCCAGGTTTTCAGGATGGATATACTGGTGCAATTCTGAATTTTGTTGTAAAGGGCTACTTTAAATACAGCATTTGCACATACTCATCCTCCTTCTTTTAAGAGACTGAACCGAGCAGCTGCTAAAGGTAGAACTGATCACATTTTTTGAGAGAGGGTCTTGCTGAGCTAGTGAGGCTTCCATTTCTCCCTGAAGTGGTAGAATTTGAGTTACCAGCATTTTGCTGATCAAGATGATTCAGAGGTTTTATATACAATTCTTCCTTCCTTGTCTTTAGGTCATGTTCCTAGGAGAGCTGGAGGAAATCTTGGATGTAATTGAACCATCACAATTTGTCAAAATCCAGGAACCCTTGTTTAAACAAATCGCCAAGTGTGTCTCTAGCCCTCATTTCCAGGTCAGTGGTAGAGGTTATTGCTTGTATAGGAACGTATAGTCTCAATTTCAAACATAGCACCCCCCCAAATATAAGTATTACTCTATGTTATGTGGTTTTCAATACTTGTCTTCCGTATTTCTGAAGAGGGTGTGTTGCAGTGGAAGTTTAGTTCTCAGCTCCATGACTAACTTGTTAGGTGTATCTGGGGTTACAGCACAGGACTTGCCGTTCTGAGCCATGTAAGGCCTTAAACTGTATCCAAGCAAACATCGAGCCCTTCTGACTGTAGGTGATGGGTACTCACCGTATGCCCTTTGGACTGATACCATGTAGGATGTATTTGCTCCCTTTTTTAGTGCAGTATTGTGCAGCATTCTTGTTTTCCTACTGATTTCCTTCTGTAAGGAGATGTCTGGTTAGAGGTGATCGAACCCATAGCCTGTTTTCTTCACATTGTGTAACAGGAAGACGAGGAATGAACAGGATTTAAATTGAATTATATATGAAGAGGAGACAGGATTTATGGCCTGTTGTGTCTCCATATTAAGTTAGGTGACCTATCCTGGCACAAAGGCAGATGTGGCTGGTTTTGGCTCTGCCTTGGACTACATTTGTTTTTAGCATAATTTATATTAGTGTTTTCCCTCCTACCCACTCCAGCTCCTCCCCAAGGTGATTATTATCATTGGCACCTTCCTCACATGTAAGATCTCTCCCTCATTCAGCCCAGCTACTGGGCCTTTCCCTGTCTCCTTCCTCTGGTATCCCGGCACTGCTCTTTGCCTTCTGATTGCAGTCACAGGGTTGAGGGAAAGGGGTGCTGGGAAGTCCTGtctgctctcccttcccctccacagCTGCAGCATTAATGCAGTGCCTGCACCTGGTCTTCACTGAGTAACAACATATTGctcaggggaaagaaagagtgGATGCTGTGGGATCTGAATTATAGGATAAAAACTTCATTCCGTTAATGCATGTTGTGCTACTGATTGAAGTAGACTTTTAATTCCAAAGTTAATGATTCCTCTTAATTAATCTTTGTGAAATTTCtctgtgatttgtttttccttcagaaaattacaaaattacaggTATCTGAATtcctgttaatattttttccctttgactCAAAGGTGGCTGAAAGAGCGCTGTATTATTGGAATAATGAATACATCATGAGTTTGATAGAGGAGAATTCAAATGTTATACTTCCCATCATGTTTTCTAGCCTTTATAGGATTTCTAAAGAACACTGGAATCCGTAAGTTTTTGCCATTACACTTTATCTTACCATTTGACATACCACTGATAAACTGAGGGAATGTCTGCTGAAGAACATCTGAATGGGAGAGATCCATATTCAAAGCTGGTATGAGCAGGTGCAACTCTGTTAATGCCAGTATAAATTAGTCTATACTTGAGCTTGTCTCAAGTGTTTTTAATTATCTAGTATGTGTACAAAAATCAGTACCTTATGGGATAAAAATAGGCCTTCTCACaagttggaaagaaaaaagagaaattagaaGTTACATTGTTATTGAAGAAAAAGTGTTGCTCATCAAGCATTTCTCCCACACAGTTTTTTATAAACTGGTTGACGTCTTAAGCCTGATCGTAAATTGTCTAGAAGAATATCGCTTGGCATTAATAAAGCTTTGTGGCTGTGTCACGGATGATACTGACAACCTCTGGTACTGGCACAGTAATAGAGCAGTTGCTTCATATTGATGTCCTTTTAATTtgggatttttattattaaactcaATGACCTAGTAGAaagtgttttaatgaaaaacaccaATATAGTTAGATGCCATGTATTCTGTACTATAGTTGAAAGGTTCTTCTAAGTCAATATGATTACCAGTTAATAAAcccattatttttaacaagctgTGCTATGTTCAGGTCCCAGTTGCTTTATGAccttactgtaaaatatttgtaaaatatttcatcttttcaaACATTGGTCTTTTTGTTCTGTACCTAGCCAAACCCTCAAGTTTGTGCTTACATGATGAATCTAATGCTACTGGAAGGCTTCTGTAGCTAACTCTGGTCACAAAAAGACACTTTCAATGGCATGGTTTCTTCATTACCAGTCTCCCACctgcctgtgctcctgcccAACCTTTTATACTATGCACTGGGATGCTTCTGGTAATGAGAATATTCCAGTATCCCAGTTCACAGAGTTTTCATACCTGCAGGAATTTTGTACCTTTGACACACAAGCCAGGTTAAGATACATGTAAAATAAAGAAGGTATTTAAAGACTTTTTATATgtataagaatatttttaaatgcaggcaacaaaaatgaaaattaattgaaagAGGTGTATGACAGAGAGgggtgtgagggaaagggcACATAGTTTGTCTGCGGTATAGGTTAGCTCCAAAGGTTCCTGGCACCTGTAACGTTGATTCACTCTGTCCTGGCTGAAGAGCTGTTTCTTAAGCAGCCCTGTGTCTGAATATGACAATCATAGTAGTGGATCAGGAACTGGGATTCTTGACTGAGAATTCATTCCAaattttttgaaagttttttgaaagtttttttagattttagttttttagattattttttttttcccttctcccttttcagttgctttgttgtttctttATCTTCAGCTCTGCCAGAAGGGAATTTTGATCCCTGGATAATCAGAGTATTGGCAGACCCATCTTACCTTGGAAGTTCTAGTATATTTTAGGTTAGTTATCCAGTCAGATGGtaggaaagaataaaatgacTCTATCTTTTTTGAACCTTTGTGGGACAGAATGCCTTTgcatttttgaaattattacaCAGAATTTCTTCTGGTATGAACAGATCATGCCTGTCATATTTTATCCAATTAACCAACTCAAATTCAAATAAGCAGTGGTGTATTGGCCCTTGGGTAAGATCAAGAACAGCAATAAGCAAAGCAGGCAGAGgttagagagagagagatacatagatattatgtatttttatatatatgtaaatgtatACATCTCTTTTTTAtctatgtatacacacatacacagagttTTACACAGGTACTGCAGCACTGATCTGAAAGAtttgtagttttttttaaaagagtttttTGCTGTACCAAAGGGAAACTGAATATGAAATGTATGAGCGCAGGGAAATCACTCCTGAAATACAGCCTTGTATTTTGCATAGAAGCACTGAATATTCAGCTTCATAGAAAAATCATAAGGAAATATGAATCACtcccattttctgtttaaattctATTCCTTCTGCCAGCATTGATGATCTAAATCCCTGGAGTTCCATTCAGAATTGCTCCACAGCATGAGGGAAGAGTCTGTAGTTATATGTAATAGCTTTCTGTTGTTACCTTTTACCCTAGAGTATTGGTTTGCTCCATCTAAGTAGTCAGTAGAGACATGAAAGCTGATTCTCACCTTTAAATGTTAATCAAAAGTAgtttcactgaaatcaaagaATTTACATTATGATACTTGCAAGAGCAGAATGGTCACAGAAATGCCGGTAGGAGAAGACACTTTCATTTCACGTTTGATTTCACCTGAAATTAATGgattcctttatttctttctttttttttaatgtttcacagGGCTATTGTGGCTTTAGTCTACAATGTGTTGAAGGCATTTATGGAAATGAACAGCACCATGTTTGATGAGCTGACAGCCACTTACAAGTCAGATCGTCAGCGGtaactttttaaagctttttttgtcAGCTGTGCATAAGGCCTGCTCTTTAGTTTTTTCCTTACACTCAGATGCAATTGCATAATCTCATGCATAATAGACACAATGCCTCATTTTATCCCTTGCATGCTCTTTAGCCTTCTCCTTGAAAGATGTAAAATAACATCATGTACAGGTTGATCTGTACCCCTTATGAAATACAGCACCCATTGCATTGCTTGGGAATCCACATTCTTCATGAAATTCCTTTTGACTCATTCAAAAAGACTTAAATGTATCAAGTTCTtcaataataaaagaaaaacaagggttTAAAGATAACACTTTGCTTAAAGACTTCAAAAAAGTTATATTGAGGTTTGGAAAGAGACATAAGGGAAAACCCTAAGATTTAATTTTCCAAACTACTGTTTTTAGGCTAGATGTCTTCTTAAAGCAAAGAGGCATCTCTCAACCCTTCCATTTCTTATTCAGAGGTCTTGCTGTATCTGAGTCTTTCAGCATGCAGGATCCATTAGATACACCATGCATATGATCATTAGTTCCACCCTAGTAGAATGATTCTTGTATTTTCTCCTATTTTCCttaatctttgttttccaaTTACAGTGCAGCATCTTTGCTGAAAAGTTTCAGCTTATCCAAAGCATCAGGTGAAAAAAATGAGGGAACTTCAGGAATTCTGAACAGTTTGCAACTTTCTATAAGTCATATGTGTTTTCTGTGCCTCAGGGTTTTCCCAAGCAAAGCAAAGGGTACAGTATGTTGTCAGACCTTGTTAGGTTAGTAGAGACCCTAAAGTCTCTGGGAGGCcttattttttgaaatgtgtGACCAGAGTCACACTCTCCTTTTGTTCTCCTTCGTTGttataaaatacaaagttttacacacgcaaaaaaaaaaattacacttaaCAGGTTAGTTCATTAATACAGTACTTTACTTTTAGACACTTGTGTATATATTTGAGCAAAGATGCCAGGTGAATGCTAGTTAGGTGTTGGTAAACAAGGCTCAATCTGCTGGTGCAGCTGAGACAACACTGTGCAGTTTTTTAGCGGAAAAGGCAGAGAATGTTAGGACTGGTCACCTAATCCAGCCATTAACTGAGGGAGCTCAGTGACTTAAATAAATATGCAATTGCACTTTGACCCTTAAGATGAGGAACTCTGCTCTTAACAGGGCCAGACACTGTACTAGTATGTCCTGTGTCTGGGTAATGGGTGAGGTTTAGTGACTGAACTGCACAAAGGATTTTTCTTGAACCTACTGATGTTGTATCTCCTGTCAAGGCTGGTGCTAACCATTCCACCATTTTTGTTTACTGCTTaccattttaaaacatgtaaataCCTGAATTTGTAAACCGGGATATTTACCTTAATGTTCACCAAAAATCTTTAGCATCTTAATAAAACCACATTTCAAAAGGGTAGCTTTGATAGCACTTGAAGCTTGAGGAGAAATATGTTTAATATTAATGACTATGACAGGTCAAATAGGTAGGTTGGATGAGGTGATCACCCTCTAACAGTCTTTTAGGTAAGCAGGCACGTATTTCATAATGATTAGAAGATAAGTATCGGTAAGTAGCCTGAAAATGTCAGGCTATTTCACTTGTTCTTGGATTTCATTTTATATACTTTCTAGTGATAGTGggcactttttttcccccctttactTTTCATCAGGGATTTATCTGAaagttgtttgtattttttatatGCTTAAAATACTCTtgggaaattaaaatttcaaataaatgagCCAGATGTTGGCATTTGGACTGAATCAAGATGTGTAGGAATGTTTCTAAACTGCTGAAATTCTTCTCAAGAATATTCTAATGTGACTGGCAGAGAATCTGTATCTCTGTAATTGTTAGATTTCCATTTCATCTGAACCTACAAGGTGATATAATAGAAATTGAAAGCATTTTGTACCTTGCAGCATCAAGGAGATTTATTTAAAGTAAGCTATGGTAGAGGCAGCATATTTAGAAAGCTAATAATGCAGGTAAAGCAAATGTTAGGTTAGCTGTTTAATTTTATCAAATCAACCATTAAAGTTTGTTGTTAAAGCAAATGCTACATAGATCATCTTGTAGGAATTTGGTaaggaaaaaatagtaaatCACTGAACAAAAGACACATCTTGTAACTTGAACTATATGAAAACTACATGAAACTTGAGCTATACAAAAGCCACCAGTCAATGTAAGAATAAACAGTGATTCTAAAAGGGTAAGGGAATGCTTGTTTTAGACAGTAGCTGTTAtttataagattaaaaaaataccttaaatAAACAAACTTGAAAATAATCAAATGCAAGTTAGTcctgaaatgttaatttttataaTATACTCAACAAACTTAGTGCTGCTAATTAATGTCAACTATATATACTACATGTTTTTAACATATATAGTGTACAGTCATCTCTCCTGCTAactctttgttttatttcatctgtcagtgagaagaagaaagagaaggagcgTGAAGAACTGTGGAAAAAACTGGAGGATTTGGAATTAAAGAGAGGTCTTAGACGTGATGGAATAATTCCAacttaacaaaaaaacaaaacagcattatTAACCTGTGGAGTCACACATTTATGTAGTAGAAGATGGAGCAACAGTTTTCTGTATTGTGCAACTTTACAGTAGATTTCACATTTGTTTCATTATTACAACAGCACTGTATATACCTGTCTctaagtaaaggaaaaaaataaggactTTAATCCAAAGTTTGGACAGCAGATGGACTTCTCAGAACTTTGCAAACATAATCATTGTTTTAACCCTTCTTTAAAACCAGTCTTCAAAGATCTGTTGATGAAAATTGCGATGTCAAATTCCATTGTCAGGACCTGTTCCTTATTTATCGTTAGCAGAGAGTGTAATACAACTTTCAAATGTGAACAATCTTAAAATTTAGCTTGTCTTTCTGCTAAACTGTTATGTGTATTTatagtaaaagagaaaaaagactgTCATTTCCTTATGAGTTTGTGTAACATCCTCCTTCTCTGGATAACTTTACTgtaatttgactttttttccttttgcacatCTTCATAAGTTGAATGTCCATTCAGATCAGGGCCATGAAAAATGTTGGTCCTGAATAAAAGTTTTGTTTACTGGTGTGAGCATTCTTTTAGTACCAGGCTGTTTCTGGTGCTTCCTTAATTTGAACATTAGGAGTTAAAATACAAGTAGGTGATAAACATAGTAGGAAAGGGAGCTTTGGATTCATGCACCTATTTATTGCAAGTCCATATTAGTGTCCACAATCCTTTAAAAATGGGCAGCGGTAACACCGTGGACTTCAGTACCTAACCAGTATTAGCGATACGGCATTGGACACGTGTACCAGAGTTGTTTTAGAAATACTAATTGCTAAATTATTACAGTATGTTTTTATTGGAccattttgaaagaataaagaCAAACGCTAAACAGTGCAAGCACGAAATTGATCGCCAGTGGTCATGGATCTAATTGGAAGTTCAGTTGAAATAGCAGTTTGGACTGTTTGGAGTTGTTGCCttactttttaatatgtatttataaagtGTTCCAGCAAAAGAGGATGTAGCCTCTAAGAAACATACTTATAGTGTTTTTGTGGTTCTAGTACTCTTACTCATCACAGTACCAGCCCTATGGTCTTAGCTGGAAAGGATTCTGGATAATATACTTCTGCATTCTCATCTGGATGCTCATTCCTAACTACTGTATTTGTTACCAAAAGTGGTTCTACaaatgctactgaaaaaaattctggaaatcCTAATGTTCTGAGTATTAAtaataaagtttaaaatgcttttatatcAAAGGTGCATTGTGACcaaattgtttaaaacaaaagaaaaaaaaaacaaaaacaaaaagaagagggCTGTATTATAAGT
Proteins encoded:
- the PPP2R5E gene encoding serine/threonine-protein phosphatase 2A 56 kDa regulatory subunit epsilon isoform isoform X1, which gives rise to MTAESSGREAAPCAAASPGAERGAGSRTRRDMSSAPTTPPSVDKVDGFSRKSVRKARQKRSQSSSQFRSQGKPIELTPLPLLKDVPSSEQPELFLKKLQQCCVIFDFMDTLSDLKMKEYKRSTLNELVDYITISRGCLTEQTYPEVVRMVSCNIFRTLPPSDSNEFDPEEDEPTLEASWPHLQLVYEFFIRFLESQEFQPSIAKKYIDQKFVLQLLELFDSEDPRERDYLKTVLHRIYGKFLGLRAFIRKQINNIFLRFVYETEHFNGVAELLEILGSIINGFALPLKAEHKQFLVKVLIPLHTVRSLSLFHAQLAYCIVQFLEKDPSLTEPVIRGLMKFWPKTCSQKEVMFLGELEEILDVIEPSQFVKIQEPLFKQIAKCVSSPHFQVAERALYYWNNEYIMSLIEENSNVILPIMFSSLYRISKEHWNPAIVALVYNVLKAFMEMNSTMFDELTATYKSDRQREKKKEKEREELWKKLEDLELKRGLRRDGIIPT